The Rhizobium leguminosarum DNA segment GCCGGCGGTGCCGGATCGGGGCAAGTGCGCTGTCGCATGTCGCCGCTGCGCGATGCGGGCGGTACGGTGATCGGCGCGCTGCTCGTCATGGAGGATATCGATCGGCAGCGGCCAATTAGAACAGGATGATTTTAGGCCGGGTCGGCCTGAAATCTGAATCCTGTTCTAAATTAAAGAGTTGGAGCATGATGTCATGAGAAAACCGCGCACACTTTTCGGCATCATGCTCTATAGCTGATCAACCGGCTGTTTACGATCAGCCAGCCGCCTTCAGGCCGTCGCCCAGACGGCGAGTTCATATCCGTCGCGGTCGAGGAAGTGGAAGCGGCGGCCGCCGGGAAAATCGGTGATCGGCCGGACGATCGTGCCGCCGGCCCTCTCGACCGACGTCAGCACGTCTTCAAGATCCCTGGCATAGACGACAACAAGCGGGCCGCCCGGCCGCACGGGTCCGTAATCGGTGAAGCCGCCTTTCAGCCGGCCATCATCGAATTCGCAGTAGTTCGGGCCGTAATCGGTGAAACGCCAGCCGAAGGCTGAGCCGTAGAAGGCTTTGGCGGCGGCGATGTCGGCGACGTTGAATTCGACATAATCGATGCGGCGATCGTGGTTTTCTGACTTCTCGGCCATCTATCTCTCCATCAGGGCTTTCAGCATGGCGAGATCCTTCTCGACATGGGCGGCGTCGGCTGAAAACTGCGCATCGGTCATGCCGGGCAGGCGCAGCAGCGTGAACATGACCTCGCAGCCATCGCCGTTCGGCACGATGCGCAGCGCATTATAGACCCTGAGGCCGGATTCGATCGTCACCGTGTGGTCGATCACGCCGAATTCATTGGTCGGCACGAAGCTCACCTTGACGGTGCCAAGCGCGCCATGGGCAATCCAGTCGGCGCCGTTTGGCTCGAGGCCGCTCGCAAGACCGGAGGCCCAGAGCGGCATGTTCTCCGGCCTGCCGGCGAAGTCATAGACGTCGCGCCAGTCGCGCTCGATCGATTGGTGGATGATTCTCGCGGGCATCGTCGACATGGCTTGCAGGTCCTTGATATTTAATCTTGCCATAGTAACAGGCCGATCCGCGGCGTCTTGAACAAAACGGTCAGCCTGGCCTGTTCGAGATACTGAGCTGGCCGAGAATGACGGCGGGTGTCAGGCTCGAGAGCTCGCCGACCTCGCGCGTCATGTGGGCTTGGTCGGCAAAGCCCCCTTCGAGTGCGAGTCGGGCAAGCGGCATCGTGTCCGATCTGCGGCAGAGGTCGAGGAAACGCTGGAATCGGCGGATCCGTTCCAGTGTCTTGGCGCCGTAGCCGAAATGATGGTGGCAGCGGCGACGCAGCTGCCTTTCGCTCATGCCAAGCCGGCCAAACAGACAGGATGCCGGGCGACCGCTGTCGGCGGCGGCGAAGATAACGGTGGCGTCCCGGGCAGGTTCGTCCCCATCACGGGCGGCCTCTTCGAGCAGGCGGCAAAACAGCGCCATGGCCGCCGAAGGATCGGGACATTCGCCAAGCCGTGCCTCGAATTCGGCCGCGTCCTTCCGGCCGATGTCAGCAAGAGGCACCGAGCAGCCGACCAGCGCCGAAAGCGGCATCTTCAACCACGGTGCCGCGGCACCCGGCGCGAAACGTGCGCCGATGACCGTCGCGCCAGGCCGGAGGACGGGAAAGGCCGCTATCTTGTCGGGACCGGCGACAACCAGCCGGCTGTCAATCCAAAGGAGATCACAATAACCGTCCGGCACGATCGCCACCACTGCCGGTGGTCCGTCATGGAGCGCGTGCGACCAGAGCCGGCTGAAATGGCGCCGCAGCGGCGGCGGTGGAGCATATTCGCGGTAGCGGCCGGCGCGGGCCGCGAGCAGAGCCGTATCTTTTCGTTTTTCCGAGGCCAAGGCGATATCTCCCGAAACGCCGATAATACCATCAGATAGGGCATCAAGGGCAGGTCGCGAGAAAACTTGACTGCCGATGAGCCGGCGCAAGCGGTTGTCGGACAAGCCGGGATATTGCAAGCTTCATTTCATTGGCTTTTGCGAACCGATTAGACCCTTGCGAGACTTGCCGTTTGACTGAGACCGTGCCACAACACCGGTCCAAATGACACATCGGAGGTTTGTCGTGGAAAAGGCAGAAATCGGACTGATCGGTCTTGCGGTCATGGGCTCCAACCTGGCGCTCAACATCGCGGAGAAAGGCAATAAAATTGCGGTCTTCAACCGTACGCCTGAGAAAACCGACGAGTTCTACGAAAGCGCCGGCGATCTGAAGAAGCAGATCATTCCGTGCAAGACCATCGAAGAGTTCGTCGATGCGATCCGGCCGCCGCGCCCTATCATCATCATGATTAAGGCGGGCGATCCCGTCGACCAGCAGATGGAGCTGCTGCGGCCGCATCTGTCCAAGGGCGACATCATGATCGATGCCGGCAACGCCAATTTCCGCGACACCGTCGCCCGCTTCGACCGCCTGAAGAATACCGATCTGACCTTCATCGGCATGGGTGTGTCCGGCGGCGAG contains these protein-coding regions:
- a CDS encoding helix-turn-helix domain-containing protein is translated as MASEKRKDTALLAARAGRYREYAPPPPLRRHFSRLWSHALHDGPPAVVAIVPDGYCDLLWIDSRLVVAGPDKIAAFPVLRPGATVIGARFAPGAAAPWLKMPLSALVGCSVPLADIGRKDAAEFEARLGECPDPSAAMALFCRLLEEAARDGDEPARDATVIFAAADSGRPASCLFGRLGMSERQLRRRCHHHFGYGAKTLERIRRFQRFLDLCRRSDTMPLARLALEGGFADQAHMTREVGELSSLTPAVILGQLSISNRPG
- a CDS encoding VOC family protein, which produces MAEKSENHDRRIDYVEFNVADIAAAKAFYGSAFGWRFTDYGPNYCEFDDGRLKGGFTDYGPVRPGGPLVVVYARDLEDVLTSVERAGGTIVRPITDFPGGRRFHFLDRDGYELAVWATA
- a CDS encoding SRPBCC family protein, producing MSTMPARIIHQSIERDWRDVYDFAGRPENMPLWASGLASGLEPNGADWIAHGALGTVKVSFVPTNEFGVIDHTVTIESGLRVYNALRIVPNGDGCEVMFTLLRLPGMTDAQFSADAAHVEKDLAMLKALMER